The following are from one region of the Deinococcus roseus genome:
- a CDS encoding diguanylate cyclase domain-containing protein, translating into MKKTRWTPTPSHRISVDLKACCRMFQVPLWLMTLDGQVEEISDQAVKTHQLSRENLIGHPIFVSSVWEARTLALLQQEVQQFSHSKTLDLTLSDPDGIFRTFQFRLEAVVHDGNPLALLLYLVSGLDPAVALQEVCEQSDLGLAVVTEQGEVVWHNAGFLRLLQQGTAGLDALQVQHFPELPLDLAATQPFSRTLSLKRGRQVNWLHLTGSPMVLSGQKHLSVMLQDVTAFQQQLARQQVQEVQVQLAVSAGSMVPWTLDVQSQALQFDSVMVPLQPTFSLTLDSGLDWIHPEDQEKVRWTVRQARSGLPFQVECRLMLPSGGIRQLKISGQQVVQAGREVLVGCCWDFTEQHNLQQELQEAYRIAQFSRWRVHLPSGTLEWNAELLHLLGLPAPLPKEHWEQVLTPQSWQRLQDLKNALQKDASQKDTSYFQLDLEVHLPEQPTLWLNVRGRVVCTVQGQPEFVHGTVQNITEMVQARQQMQALSRRLVLATETGGIGIWELHPHSMELELDPTLQEFFGVQQAHGHITLDFYAFSERYVHPDDQPLLEGIFRRLTAEEGRPETTQSVDFRVKSLLGQEKVLRFYAQVVQENTHRRILGTAQDITEQKQAEQRIRHQAHHDPLTDLPNRRLFFELLSQQVREHARTQEKSAVLFIDLDRFKEVNDTYGHQAGDQLLLEVTRRLRECTRSSDVLARLAGDEFVILLTRLSDRQTAAMIADRILHLLNKPVQVGRNEAHISASIGIALFPQDADDAETLMIHADQSMYHAKKNGKNQYHFFEGNRV; encoded by the coding sequence ATGAAGAAAACCCGCTGGACCCCCACCCCTTCCCACCGCATTTCTGTGGACCTCAAAGCCTGCTGCCGCATGTTTCAGGTGCCCCTGTGGCTGATGACCCTGGACGGACAGGTGGAGGAAATCAGCGATCAGGCCGTGAAAACCCACCAGCTCAGCCGGGAGAACCTGATCGGGCATCCCATTTTTGTGTCCTCGGTGTGGGAGGCCCGCACCCTTGCCCTGTTGCAGCAGGAGGTGCAGCAGTTCAGCCACAGCAAAACCCTGGACCTCACCCTGTCTGATCCAGATGGCATTTTCAGGACCTTTCAGTTCCGTCTGGAAGCCGTGGTGCACGATGGGAACCCGCTGGCTTTGCTGCTGTATCTGGTGTCTGGTCTGGATCCGGCGGTGGCTTTGCAGGAGGTGTGCGAGCAGAGCGACCTGGGGCTGGCAGTGGTGACAGAGCAGGGTGAAGTGGTGTGGCACAATGCGGGTTTCCTGCGCCTTTTGCAGCAGGGTACGGCTGGACTGGACGCTTTGCAGGTGCAGCATTTCCCTGAATTGCCACTGGACCTCGCCGCCACACAGCCGTTCAGTCGCACCCTTTCCCTGAAACGGGGTCGCCAGGTCAACTGGCTGCACCTGACTGGAAGCCCGATGGTCCTGTCAGGTCAGAAGCACCTGTCTGTGATGCTGCAGGATGTCACCGCGTTCCAGCAGCAACTGGCAAGGCAACAGGTGCAGGAGGTGCAGGTGCAACTGGCGGTGTCTGCAGGCAGCATGGTGCCCTGGACGCTGGACGTGCAGAGCCAGGCCTTGCAGTTTGATTCGGTGATGGTGCCTTTGCAGCCAACCTTTTCCCTGACCCTGGACAGCGGGCTGGACTGGATTCACCCGGAAGACCAGGAAAAGGTGCGCTGGACGGTTCGGCAGGCCCGTTCAGGATTGCCCTTTCAGGTGGAGTGCCGCCTGATGCTGCCCTCGGGCGGAATCCGGCAATTGAAGATCTCTGGTCAGCAGGTTGTGCAGGCCGGCCGGGAGGTGTTGGTGGGCTGCTGCTGGGATTTTACGGAACAGCACAATTTGCAACAGGAATTGCAGGAAGCGTACCGCATCGCCCAGTTCAGCCGCTGGAGGGTTCACCTGCCTTCAGGCACGCTGGAATGGAACGCTGAACTGCTGCACCTGCTGGGTTTGCCCGCTCCCCTGCCAAAAGAACATTGGGAGCAGGTGCTCACCCCGCAAAGCTGGCAGCGCCTGCAGGACCTGAAAAACGCCTTGCAGAAAGATGCCAGCCAGAAAGACACCAGCTACTTTCAGCTGGATCTGGAGGTGCACCTCCCTGAACAGCCCACCCTGTGGCTGAATGTGCGGGGCAGGGTGGTGTGCACTGTGCAGGGTCAGCCCGAATTTGTTCACGGCACCGTGCAGAACATCACCGAAATGGTGCAGGCCAGACAGCAAATGCAGGCCCTCTCACGCCGTCTGGTGCTGGCCACCGAAACCGGAGGCATCGGCATCTGGGAACTGCACCCCCACAGCATGGAACTGGAGCTCGATCCCACCCTGCAGGAATTCTTTGGGGTGCAGCAGGCCCACGGGCACATCACCCTGGACTTTTACGCCTTCAGTGAGCGCTATGTGCACCCCGACGATCAACCGCTGCTGGAAGGCATTTTTCGCCGTCTGACGGCAGAAGAAGGACGGCCAGAGACCACCCAGAGTGTGGATTTCCGGGTCAAATCCCTGCTGGGTCAGGAGAAGGTGCTGCGCTTTTACGCGCAGGTGGTGCAGGAGAACACCCACAGGCGCATTCTGGGCACCGCCCAGGACATCACCGAGCAAAAGCAGGCCGAGCAGCGCATCCGCCACCAGGCCCACCATGACCCCCTCACCGATCTGCCCAACCGCCGCCTGTTCTTCGAGTTGCTTTCCCAGCAGGTCCGGGAGCATGCCCGCACCCAGGAGAAATCTGCCGTGCTGTTCATTGATCTGGATCGGTTTAAAGAGGTCAACGACACCTACGGGCACCAGGCCGGAGACCAGCTTTTGCTGGAGGTCACCCGCCGCCTGAGGGAGTGCACCCGCAGCAGCGATGTGCTGGCCAGGCTGGCCGGGGATGAATTCGTGATCCTGCTGACCCGCCTCTCGGACCGCCAGACTGCCGCCATGATTGCAGACCGCATCCTGCACCTGCTGAACAAACCGGTGCAGGTGGGTCGCAACGAGGCCCACATCTCGGCCAGCATCGGGATTGCCCTCTTTCCACAAGATGCCGACGATGCCGAAACCCTGATGATCCACGCCGACCAGTCCATGTACCACGCCAAGAAAAACGGCAAGAACCAGTACCATTTCTTTGAGGGAAATCGGGTTTAG
- a CDS encoding sugar ABC transporter ATP-binding protein translates to MKKPMLDMKDISKRFGNFYALKGVQLQAYAGEVLALMGENGAGKSTLMKILAGVYSSDTGSVQIDGKEVHIKNPVQARKEGINLIYQELSIAIHLNVAENVFMGAQPQNALGFVDFAHMHTETAKVLEKLGARFNSHTMASELSIAEQQLVEIARALVHKSKVLIMDEPTATLSDRETERLFALIRQLRDEGIAIIYISHRMPEVYELADRVSVIRDGTYVGTLQKHEIDPDRIVHMMVGRELTDFYQRSKLSHIGEVMLKVDNLSSKGVVHPCSFEVHAGEILGIAGLVGAGRTELARLLFGADPRSSGEVWLQGEKLNIRSPQDAVRAGIGYLPEDRKSQGLFLQMSALENIGMNVLEKHSKWGLLNYRVLEKLTKDAIQSMALKVSSPRDLAIDLSGGNQQKLLLARWMEIQPRVLILDEPTRGVDVGAKSEIYRMMGELAAKGVAVICISSELLEVMGLADRILVMREGEIVGEVSGKEIEQDNIMRMATGAEYIPSALVGA, encoded by the coding sequence ATGAAGAAACCCATGCTGGACATGAAAGACATCTCGAAACGCTTCGGCAACTTCTACGCCCTGAAGGGGGTGCAACTGCAAGCCTACGCCGGAGAGGTGCTGGCCCTGATGGGTGAAAACGGTGCAGGCAAATCCACCCTGATGAAAATTCTGGCCGGGGTGTACTCCAGTGACACCGGCAGCGTGCAAATTGACGGCAAGGAAGTGCACATCAAGAACCCTGTGCAGGCCCGCAAAGAAGGCATCAACCTGATTTACCAGGAGCTCAGCATCGCCATTCATTTGAATGTGGCAGAGAACGTGTTCATGGGGGCACAGCCCCAGAATGCGCTGGGTTTTGTGGATTTTGCCCACATGCACACCGAGACCGCCAAAGTGCTGGAGAAACTGGGGGCACGCTTCAATTCGCACACCATGGCCAGTGAACTGTCCATTGCAGAGCAGCAACTGGTGGAAATTGCCCGCGCACTGGTGCACAAGAGCAAAGTTTTGATCATGGACGAGCCCACCGCCACCCTTTCAGACCGCGAAACCGAGCGTCTGTTTGCCCTGATCCGGCAACTGCGCGATGAGGGCATCGCCATCATTTACATCTCGCACCGCATGCCCGAGGTCTATGAACTGGCAGACCGGGTGTCTGTCATCCGGGACGGCACCTACGTGGGCACCCTGCAGAAGCATGAAATCGACCCGGACCGCATCGTGCACATGATGGTGGGCCGCGAACTCACCGATTTCTACCAGCGCAGCAAACTCTCCCACATTGGCGAGGTGATGCTGAAAGTGGACAACCTCTCCAGCAAAGGGGTGGTGCATCCCTGCTCGTTTGAAGTGCATGCCGGAGAGATTCTGGGGATTGCCGGACTGGTGGGTGCAGGCCGCACCGAACTGGCGAGGTTGCTCTTTGGTGCAGACCCCAGGTCTTCTGGCGAGGTGTGGCTGCAAGGCGAAAAACTGAACATCCGTTCCCCCCAGGATGCCGTAAGGGCTGGCATTGGCTACCTGCCAGAGGACCGCAAATCGCAGGGACTCTTCCTGCAGATGAGCGCCCTGGAAAACATCGGGATGAACGTGCTGGAAAAACACAGCAAGTGGGGCCTGCTGAATTACAGGGTGCTGGAGAAACTGACCAAAGACGCCATTCAGTCCATGGCCCTGAAGGTCAGCAGTCCCAGGGATCTGGCCATTGATCTGTCGGGAGGCAACCAGCAGAAACTGCTGCTGGCCCGCTGGATGGAGATTCAGCCCAGAGTGCTGATTCTGGACGAACCGACCCGTGGGGTGGATGTGGGGGCCAAGAGCGAAATCTACCGCATGATGGGCGAACTGGCCGCAAAGGGCGTGGCGGTGATCTGCATCAGCAGCGAACTGCTGGAAGTGATGGGCCTTGCAGACCGCATCCTGGTGATGCGTGAAGGTGAAATCGTCGGGGAGGTGAGTGGCAAGGAAATCGAGCAGGACAACATCATGCGCATGGCCACCGGAGCGGAGTACATTCCTTCAGCCCTGGTCGGAGCGTAA